The region TGTGCTTCATACATTAAAAGCTAAGAATAACATGGTAAACATTGACAGCTTCCAAAGGTTGCTCTTATGGATAGCGGGGTGCGTGCGCTGGTTTATTCTCGACTGTGTACTCGGCATCAGCAGCCATCCAAGCTTTCAAATACGCTGCGCAGCCTGTAAAATTCTTCCGTTTCccatcgctgtcgctgttATCGCCGCCGCCTGAGCTCCACTTAAAAGGGGTGCGACTTATTATAGGAATTCATCCACACTTGAAGACTTCACCAGTTGTGTCTGCTTACTTTTCCAAGAGACTATTTTTATCTGGCTTAGCCGCTAGCCCGCAGTGCCGTTTGTTCCAGAAAATTAGCATCACCTCCTAGGTGGCTGAGCCCACCATTCATGCAGGGGCACTTGTTGAGTGTTGCTCAGCTCTTACTTTTTGGTTCTGTCGGATGGACAGTGTCAATGCGTGCGCTTGAGTGAACATTATCATTAGGAATGACTTCATGAAATCTCATACTCTGTTTTCAAGGTATGCCCCCAGTGTGCCTGTACACCTGCGCAGTCCCATACACATTTTGAAGGGATTTTGACACTTAATGCCGGGTCTTGTTCTAAGTATATGTATATAGACAATTTTCTTCCCAGCCCCTCTTGGGGATAATTCATTCATTCCTTGTCTGTATTACCCCTTGCCTTGAGGGCATCAGCTGCCTTGAACTGAGAGGAAGGGAATCTAGACATGAACAAGGATACTTTGTCAAGCATGGAGCCTTCTAAACCCCAGACATTCAATCATCCCTATACACCGTACGACATTCAGGTTCGGTTCATGCAGTCGTTGTATGAATGTCTTGAAGAGGGTAAAGTTGCTATATTCGAGTCGCCTACTGGTAGCGGCCCCCGCCTTCAGATTATTGAGCTTTCATGTACTGACTGGACCAGGAACCGTAAGCTGTCTTAAAGAAGTCCAACTCGTGACCTACGGTACTGACTATTCAGGGAAAATCTCTGAGCCTGATATGTGGCTCGTTGACATGGCTCCGTGACCACAAACGCAACAGGTTCTTAGACGCAGTGCAGAACACTACCTGTATGCCACCACTCTACTCGCCTTCTAAGACGTGTCGTATATTGAGACTTCTaggtgatgacgatgagccCGAGTGGATGGTGGAATTCGCGAAGCGCGAGGCAAGCCGTGCCGTTACTGAGAAGCGAATAGAGTTCGAATCGCGATTGGCAAGGATTAAACGAGAGGAAGAGCAACAGAGGGCAGCACTCGAGAGTTCAGAGGGTTCTAGAAAGCGACAGGTATAGCGAGTGTTCATTCCAGGGAGCAACTAACTAACTCTTTTTTCCAATGTAGAGGGTTAGCGTCGTGTCGAGGGATCAAGAtactgaagatgatgaccaATTTGCTCTGGACGATTACGATAGCGAGAACGACGAGCCTAGTTCTATTCCCAGAGGCTCTGCTACTGCAACTGGGCTCTCTTCGAGCACTCTTGAACTATTGGAGCGTCTAAGAAAGTATGGTTCGAAGATTAAGcctgaagaagacgatgaaaatGACATCAAAATATTCTATTGCTCGAGGACGCACTCGCAGCTGATGCAATTTGCCAGCGAGCTGAGGCGCGTCACGATGCCATCGACCTTACCGGAAAGCTTAAGGCAAGGTCTtactgacgaagaggagcaaggAGAACGCATCAAACATATCTCACTTGGGTCTCGGAAAAACTTGTGTATCAATTCTAGGGTGGCTGCTTTGGGCAATCCAACGGCAATTAATGAACGTTGCCTGGAATTACAGCAACCGAACACACCAGCACCGCTTCGGTGTTCATATTTGCcaacggaagaggatgaagcgAAGACTTTGTCCTTTCGAGACCATGCTTTAGCAACCGTGAAAGACATCGAGGACCTGGGAAAACTTGGTAAAAAGCTGGGGCTATGCCCTTATTACGCATCCCGCGGAGTTGTCAGCCATAGTGAGGTaggcttttttttccccatGAGTCTCTTGTGACTCGAAGCTAATGCAAGGCAGATTGTAACTCTTCCGTACCCTTTGCTTTTGCAGAGGTCAGCTCGAGATGCCCTGAATCTCTCGATCAAAGGCCATGTGGTTATTATAGACGAGGCCCACAATCTTATGGATGCGATATCCAACATCCATTCAGTAACTGTTACTCTTTCTCAGTTACGAACTTCGATCTTCCAGTTGACTACGTATGCTCGAAAGTTCAAAACCCGCTTGAAAGGAAAGAACCGCAATTACATTGCTCAAGTCATCCGCTTGATCAGCTCTATAGCAGATCATCTCCAGTCTCTTATAGATAATAAACAAGCAAGTGAAGGCTCTGTTCTCTCATCTGACTTGATGGCAGGGAAGGGGGCTGATCAGATCAATCCGTACAAACTCTGCCGATATCTGAATGAGAGCAAACTAGCAAGGAAAGTCGACGGGTATATTGATTTTTCACAAAGCAAAGCGAATGCCCAAGCTGAGCCCAAGTCTACGATTCCTGTTCTTTTTCATATACAAAGCTTTCTCCTGCCATTAATGAATCTTTCTTCTGAAGGGAGACTGTTCTTCACGAAAACCCCCGGGGATATTCAGCTTCATTATATGCTTCTTGACCCAACAAATCATTTTCGGGAGATCGTCGAGGATGCGAGGGCTGTCATACTGGCCGGAGGGACCATGTCTCCCGTAAGATTCTTGTGCCTTTGCTTGACAACGTTCGTTCTCTGACGGCCTTACAGATGTCTGACTACTTAAACCATTTATTCTCCTATGTCCCAAAGGATCGTCTAAATACTTTCAGTTATGGCCATGTCATTCCATCGGAGAACCTGACTGCGCACACTCTGGCTCGGGGCGTTACAGGTTGTGAGTTTGACTTTACATATGCCGGTCgtgatgcagagaagatggtACGGACCCCCCCGGCCTTCCCTGCAGCATGCCAATAGTTTTTAACTTCGGTACTAGATACTTGACCTCGGACGGACATTCACTCAGTTATGTCGTGCAATACCAGACGGCATTGTTGCTTTCTTCCCGAGCTACGAGTATCTAAGCCGGGTGCTGAACATATGGAAGAACGCAGTTGTTCGTGAGAATAAGCAAACGCTCTATGAAACCGTCGAAAAAGAGAAACAAATACTTTACGAGTCACGCGAAACGGAGCTCACAACAGATGACCTTCTTAACAACTATGCTAACACTATCAATAAAGGCAGGGGAGCATTGCTCTTATCCGTTGTTGGCGGCAAGTTGTCCGAGGGTATCAACTTCTCAGACAAATTAGGGAGAGGTGTCTTAATCGTCGGTCTCCCGTTTCCCAATATACGTAGCCCGGTTTGGCAAGCCAAAATCAAATACATTGAGCAAAAGGCTTACCGAAACGTCGGATCTGGCTCCGAAGAAAGTCGGCGATTGTCTGCCAAAGCCGCCGGGAGAGATTTTTACGAGAATGCTTGTATGCGGGCTGTGAACCAATGTATTGGGCGAGCTATTAGGCACCGCAACGACTATGCGGCCATCGTCCTTATTGACAAGCGATATGGGAAAACTAGCATCGAAGCCAAGCTGCCCGGATGGATCAAACAAAGCCTAGTGAAAGACTCCGCTCTTTTGCCAGCAGCGACAACGTTAGATGGGCTTGCGTGTTTCTTCCGCAGCAAAAACCACTGCGGGTAGAATCATCATGAGAGGGAAAAGTGGAAAACTTTACACGGGTATCTACCTTGGCTCTATAATTATCCATCTGTTCCACATCACATAGTCTAGAATCTAGATCGACGTTACGAAAATGGCTATCTAATATCACGTGATAATGCCGAGCATTTTCAGGGCTAACTCGCTTGCTTGCCCTTAGCGCACACTCTAGCCGGGGAAAGCCCTTGAATTCACCTCCGAGCCAGATGAACACTCCGACCGCATCCCTATCGCCAACCGCCAACACTTGTCGAACACAGCACCGTCGACAAGATGCCTACCCGTCTCTCTAAGACAAGGAAGCAGTGAGTCGCCAGCTCCCTATTTTTATTTTGCCCCCTTTCGAATTGGTCCGACGATGCGGCGAGAAGTGGAAATCGATGAAATTCGCGACAAGTCTCCGCTGGAATCACGAACATTACCGCCAGAATGAGCACAGGGACTGACATATATCGTTTTTTTCCTAGCCGCGGTCATGTATCCGCCGGTTACGGTCGTATCGGAAAGCACCGTAAGCACCCCGGTGGTCGTGGTATGGCCGGTGGTCAGCACCACCATCGCACCAACCTCGACAAGTACCACCCTGGTTACTTCGGTAAGGTCGGTATGAGGTACTTCCACAAGACCCAGCAACAGTTCTGGAAGCCCACAATCAACGTCGACAAGGTACGTTCTGGCAGCACATGAAATGGAGTATCGGTAGTCGCGGATGGAATTTGCAGAACACTTCGACGGTGAATCTTTACGAGGTTCTATCGTTGGATGGGTTCAGGCATTGTCCAAAAGCGGCTCCGAACCGCGTCACTTGGTGTTCAAAGCTGATGGTCCTACTTTATTAGCTGTGGTCCCTCGTTCCCGCCGAGCAGCGTGATGCCTACATTAGCGGCCAGAAGACCGACACTGCCCCCGTCATTGACCTTCTCTCCCTCGGTTACTCCAAGGTTCTCGGCAAGGGCCGTCTTCCTGAAGTCCCCATCGTTGTTCGCGCCCGGTACGTCAGCCGTGATGCTgagcagaagatcaaggaggcTGGTGGTGTTGTCGAGCTAGTTGCATAGATTATCATGAAGGGAAAACGTCTTTTTGTCTTGGAGGCGCAACGCAAAAGCTAAAGCCGGTGCTGCGCTGATAATGGGCCGGCGAAGATAGACGAGTGTCATATTCTAAGGCCTCGACTATGGGAGCCGCGGATCGGTCAGACGGATCCGTGTATCTACAAAACAAGGGTtcaattttttttctctttgtgTTTGTGATGATCATAACCTCCGGACGCTCTTAACGATCACATTTACCAATAAAATACCTTGAGAGAACTTCTACTAGTTTCTCACGCAGCCACTCAACGCCCTCCAACTGGGTGCTTGGCTATCAAAAAAAAATGCTAGCAATCAAGTTAAAGATCGTTTCCGCCAACAAACATCTTTTCGTACTATTCCATATCTGGAATTGATAATCCCAAAGTAGAGGTACACTGGAGTCTCTTGAGTTCCTGGAATAACGTACTGTGGGTGCGGAAGGCTGATGGGGTAACTTCATCCTCGGCAGATGCGTCGTAGGATCCGGCCAACCTCCACTCACTACTACCGAGAGCCGGTGCAAGTACATATGAAAATGTCCGGTAAGTCCCCATGTGGCACCATGAAAGCTTCCCTGCTTAGTATTTGTTCCTGCTTTTCGTTATCTATTGTGTCCCTCCCCCAGTAGTGTGAGAACCACAATGACGGATCCGTTGATGACGCTAGAAAGCGAACCGCGCTACCGCGAGACCAACATCTCCCGTAAGGTCTTCTCAATTGCGGGGATCCAGACAACAGTATTCGGACTTGATGAGCTTCCTTCTCAGGCGTCAGAAATTGGGTGTCTCTGGCTCTTGCACCCGCGACTTGCAACCCTAGAGCGCATGGTCCCAATCGCTACCGCAGCGATTAACGACTGGAACAAGCGAATCCAGGAAGGTCGTGCAGGCCCAAAGTCCGTAAAGGGCTTGATTGCCGTGGCTTTCGACCAGAGAAATCATGGCACGAGATTAGTCGATCCTCTCTGCAATGAGTCTTGGAAGAAGGGGAATCCACGTCATGCTCAGGATATGTTTTCTGTCTTCCGTGAGTTACCCGCACCGATCAGACCAACGACTACATAAAACCGAGCAATTTGACTAACAAGGTCAACTTGAACTTGGGTTAGAGGGCACCGCACGAGACACCTCTCTCCTGATTGACTATTTGCCCGCCTTCGTTTTCCCTAAGACAGATCGCCGAATCACTGAGAATCTTGTTCTCGGGGTATCACTCGGTGGTCATGCAGCCTGGAGCTGCATTTTGCACGAACCTCGCATCTCCGCTGGCGTCGTAATTATTGGCTGCCCCGACTACGCGAACTTGATGGCAGATCGTGCCCGTCTGTCCAAACTCCCCTCATGGAAAGACACAACTCCACCTGGCGCAAAGTTTCTGGGGTCAGAGGACTTTCCTTTCACTCTTTTGGACGCAGTCCGCAAATGGGACCCTGCCGGTTTATTCTTAAGCCATCTAGACCTCAGTCCGGATATGGAACCCATTCGCAGTGCGCCGATCCCAGAACCCACGGAGAGTCAGAAAGCTGTTTTGCGGCCGCTACTCACCCGCTGTTTGGCCGGAAAGAAGATCCTCAACCTATCTGGAGGTATAGACAAGCTGGTGCCGTACAGTAAAGGTGAGGGTTTCTTGGCTTGGCTTAAACAGGCGATTAGACCCGATGGCTGGTTTGCGGACGGAGCTGTTACGCTCGAGGATATTATTGATCAGAACGCGGGACATGAGGTAACGCCCAagatggttgatgaggcAGTTAGGTTCATTGGGGACGCGCTCTCTTGTGGCAAGGACGAGGATAAAAAGGCTTCTGTAAGGGATTCTAAGATTTAGATAGTGGGCCTCATAAGATTGTCTACATAGTTAGACAAGTATATTTATTTGCGTCGCTCCCAGCGGACGTGGAATTCAAGCTATTCCGTAGATACACCCGCAAACCCGCCGATTTTCATGTCTTCGCTGCCGAAGTTACAGAGTACTGAGCCGTTAATAAGATCTTTCATTGTTCCTGGTCCAAACTTCAGAACAGCAGGCTGCACCATATTATGTGTTTCACCAATAGTCGGGCGCAAAGATTGAAAGAATCGGTGCCCCTTTCCAAGGGAGAGGGACCATGGACCAACGGTGCTGTTCTGAATTGATGGGGCTGGCTCCACTGCGGCTCGGCGTCGTTGTTCCTCCATGAGTTTCAACTTGTTTGGCTTCTAATGCTGGCTACTATCCTCGTCCTGGCTGACTTGTTCAACCAGTCTCCTGAGCAGCTGGACACAGTTTCTTGCATTGAATTGCACCAGTTACAAAGACTATGACTGCATTGGGAGCCGCGATTTGACCACTATCAACGGGATAACTTCTGACCCGCACCTACCTGCAACCACCGGGACCGGTCCTCCTTATTCTGCACAAGCTATCATGGCCGATTCTCCGGCCAACGCCCCAGAGGTGAAGGATAGTGAGCATACTTCAGAACGATTCTATACGAAACGGCCTCAGCCTCTACCGATAACCCAAACTCCGAAACTGTCCTCCCCCTTTCCATCGCCCACTGGAAGCAAGCACGCTACTGAGGAGCAGGCGAGCAATGGCGGACATATACGCGATGAAGAAAACTCGTACAACAGTAAGGGGAAACTTCGTGCCGGGTTTATCAGCGGGACGTCCGAGTCATGGGATACAGAGAACCACGCTACGTTAAGCGTTCGACGACCGAATGAGTCGGTAGAGAGCACCAACAGACAAAGTCTTAATCAGCAGAAAACACCAAATTCAGTCCCGGCTTCCATTGCATCACCTCCTCGTGCAAGCGTGCAATTTTCCAGACAGGGTTCTGAGATAGAACCTCCTGTCGAGACTTCTCAGTCCCGCCCCCCCTCCGTCGCAGGCGACGACAACGATCCAGCGAGAAGGCAGTCGCTCTTCACAAAGTTGAAAGCACTTGCAACTGCTCCTCCCTTTTCATCCCACACTCGCTCAGTCAGTAATGCAACTATTCCAGACGCCAGGTTTGCCAGCAATGGTCCGTCCACCCCGGCCTCCGAGAGGGGAGAATTTAGGTTCCCGAACACacttgaagaggaaggaagtgATATAGATGCGGATGCAGAGGAGAGTGCGGGTGAACAGCGTCCTCGTGAGCCCCGGAAAAAACGACGATTCCGCCGAGGACAAGAAAATGATTCCGCCCCGCAAACGGAGCCGAATACACCAAAAACGAGCTGCCCGTCATTCCATTTGTATGGCTCGTTTGCTCCGTTTGACAATTACCGGCCTAGTTTTCTCCAGCGGAGAGAAAGCGCGAATGATATACATCAACAGCGCGAGGGCGTGTCGGAAGACGAGGGCCGTGATCGCCTAAGCAGGGATGCTGcatggcgacggcgaagcGCCTGGCTCATTAATTCACGTGGTCTGACTTACGGTGGTCGACAGTCAGATAACCAAGCAAACCAAGAAGACAAACGACCCAGCAACCTCCGCCGCTTAACTGGTATAGGGGGACCCTCAGAGGGCGGGGAAGGGCTGCCTGCGCCCTGGAGGCGTCACCGGGCTGATCGTGGCTCTAGTCTGAGCGCCCAAAAATGGAAACAAATCAAGGCTGGGTTGAAGCTCATCGGACAGCGACGCAAACCCGACAGCACCGTTGACCATGCCAAATCCGCGGAATTACTGGCAGAACTGGCGTCCGGTATTCCAGCGGCCTTACTTCTAGCTAGCATGTTTCAAAGGGACGAGCATGGAAGCAAGCGGATTCCTATCCTTCTTGAGCAACTCAAGGTTCGAGTTACGGACAGCAAAATGGACTCACACTCCGGAGATCGTCATCTCGTCTTTCGCATCGAGCTAGAGTATGGAAGTGGCATGACCCGGATGAAATGGATTATACATAGAACGTTACGTGACTTCGCCAATCTCCATCTGAAATACAAACTTCATTTTGGAACACAGAAGTACATCCAATTGCGGACCCCTGAGAGCGGTCAAAATCTTCCGCGCTTTCCCAGGAGTGCGTTCCCATATTTGCGAGGTGTTCGTGGATTGGAGAGcgagggagaagacgaggaggatgaggctggGTATGAAACAGCAGCCGATGCGACTAGTGGCAATGAAagggctgggagaaggcAGCTACCAGCTTATGGGCGGCGGCGGTCTTCTGTCGGTATCACTCGAAGATTGTCCAGTTTGACGGGTGCCGAGGGAGAGACCGGTGCAGGGACTGCTGGGGAGGGCGGTCCGCCCACCAAGAGGGATACCTACCCGGAGAGGCAGCGGAAGAAGTTGGAAGCATACCTCCAGAAATTGATTCGATTCTTGATCTTCAAGCCTGATAGTAACCGTTTGTGCAAGTTCCTGGAGCTCTCTGCGCTAGGCGTCCGCCTTGCAGCTGAGGGCAGCTATCACGGCAAAGAAGGGTACTTGATGATTCAATCTTCAAAAGGACTTGACTTTCGAAGAGCCTTTAACCCCGGGATGATGAAACGACGACATTCGCCCAAATGGTTCCTTGTCAGACACAGCTATGTTGTCTGCGTCGACTCACCCGAAGAGATGAATATTTACGATGTGTTCTTGGTTGATCCATTCTTCAAACTTCAAACTCAAAAGGTCAGCTTGCGGCATCAGAAAGCGAAGGAACTCGCGAAGTCTGCTACAGAATCAGCGCGGCATCCACAGCACCATACGCTAAGACTTGAGAATTCTGAGCGGAAACTTAGGCTGCTGGCTAGAAATGAGCGTCAGCTTCACCAATTTGAAGATTCTATTCGATTTATGGTTAGCAATACCCCGTGGTCAAAACCAAACCGTTTCGATAGCTTCGCTCCAGTCCGCCAGCACTGTTTCGCTCAGTGGTTAGTGGATGGACGTGATCATATGTGGGTCGTATCCAGAGCGATAAACCAGGCCAAGGATgtgatatatatacatgaCTGGTGGCTGAGCCCTGAGTTGTATATGCGGCGACCAGCGGCGATCAGCCAGAAATGGCGACttgatcgtcttcttcagcgcaAGGCCCGTGAGGGTGTGAAGGTTTTCGTCATCATGTACCGCAACATCAACTCAGCCATTCCAATAGACTCGGAATATTCCAAGTTCTCTCTGCTTGACTTGCACCCAAACATATTCGTTCAACGATCTCCTAATCAATTTCGACAAAATACATTCTTCTGGGCACACCACGAGAAACTCTGCATCATTGACCATACCTTGGCTTTCGTTGGTGGGATTGATTTGTGCTTCGGGCGATGGGACACACCGCAGCATCTTCTGACTGACGACAAACCAACCGGATTCGAAACTCCCGGCGGCCCAAAAGATACAGATAACTGCCAACTCTGGCCAGGGAAGGACTATTCCAATCCGCGAATACAAGACTTCTACGACTTGGATAAGCCATACGAGGAGATGTACGACCGCAATGTTGTCCCAAGGATGCCTTGGCATGATATCTCCATGCATGTAGTTGGCCAACCAGCTAGAGATCTTACTCGTCATTTTGTCCAGCGCTGGAATTATATCCTGCGACAACGGAAGCCGACACGCCCGACGCCTTTCCTACTACCGCCACCGGATTTTGAGCCAGCGGATTTAGAAGCTCTCGGTCTCGATGGAACATGTGAGGTCCAGATATTGCGCTCGAGCAGTGTATGGTCTACTGGCACGCCAGAGGTCACTGAACACAGTATTATGAACGCATATGTAAAGCTGATCGAAGAGTCTGAACACTTTGTTTACATTGAGAACCAGTTTTTTGTCAGCACTTGCGAGATCGATGGTCGAAAAATTGAGAACTTGATTGGCGACGCATTAGTGGAGCGGATAACCAGAGCAGCAAAGAACAAGGAGGCATGGCGTGCTGTCATTATTATTCCGCTAATACCGGGGTTTCAGAACACCGTCGATAGCGAAGGTGGAACGAGTGTTCGCCTAATCATGATGTGCCAATACCGCAGTATTTGCCGCGGTGAGACGTCAATATTTGGGCGGTTGCGGGCCCTGGGTATTGATCCCGAGGATTACATTCAATTCTTCAGTCTTCGGTCCTGGGGTAAGATCGGTCCTCAGAAACAGCTTGTTACTGAGCAACTCTACATTCACGCAAAATGTATGATCGTGGATGACCGGGCAGCAATAATTGGATCAGCCAATATCAATGAGAGATCTATGCTAGGGTCGCGAGACTCAGAGGTCGCATCAGTAGTGCGCGATACGGATATGATCTGGTCTACCATGAATGGCCGGCCTTACCTCGTCGGAAGATTCCCACACACGCTTCGCATGCGCCTGATGAGGGAGCACCTTGGAATTGATGTCGACGAATTAATGGAGCACTCTTTAGCTACAGAGGAAGAACTGCGAAAGATTCAgatcgacgaagaggaagccaagCCGTCTCGAACCGCTCATGTCGACTCTGAGTCCTTAATGCTAGAGAAACAAGATGAAAGGGAAATGATTGAACGTCGTCATCGCATACAGGATGAGTTCTTATCACGGTCCGAAGACCTACACAGTTTCAATCACGACGTCGATTGGGAACAGGGCAACAATCCAAACCTCAAATCCAATAGAAAACTCACTGCTGATGCAAGAGTAACCTCCAACCAGGAACATAAAAAGGATGTGGACGGGTTCGGTGCCGACAATTTCCAAGTTGCCGAGCAGCATGGGTTAGGTAATTCTCGTGATTCGGAAATTCTTGATAACAGATGCGAAGTGCTCGTTTCCCCTGTTGCTAGCGAGGGCAAGGGCACAGTCTTGCAGCCGAAAGCAGCCTCAAGGAAGAACTCACAGCCAAATACTAGCTTGGACAGTCAAGAGCCCAAGACCACATCTTCTGCTCTAACctctgaagatggagaagcctCCCAGCTTGTGGAAGGAATGCCGATAGCCCATAACCCAT is a window of Aspergillus nidulans FGSC A4 chromosome VI DNA encoding:
- the chl1 gene encoding DNA helicase (transcript_id=CADANIAT00009590) encodes the protein MNKDTLSSMEPSKPQTFNHPYTPYDIQVRFMQSLYECLEEGKVAIFESPTGSGPRLQIIELSCTDWTRNRDDDEPEWMVEFAKREASRAVTEKRIEFESRLARIKREEEQQRAALESSEGSRKRQRVSVVSRDQDTEDDDQFALDDYDSENDEPSSIPRGSATATGLSSSTLELLERLRKYGSKIKPEEDDENDIKIFYCSRTHSQLMQFASELRRVTMPSTLPESLRQGLTDEEEQGERIKHISLGSRKNLCINSRVAALGNPTAINERCLELQQPNTPAPLRCSYLPTEEDEAKTLSFRDHALATVKDIEDLGKLGKKLGLCPYYASRGVVSHSERSARDALNLSIKGHVVIIDEAHNLMDAISNIHSVTVTLSQLRTSIFQLTTYARKFKTRLKGKNRNYIAQVIRLISSIADHLQSLIDNKQASEGSVLSSDLMAGKGADQINPYKLCRYLNESKLARKVDGYIDFSQSKANAQAEPKSTIPVLFHIQSFLLPLMNLSSEGRLFFTKTPGDIQLHYMLLDPTNHFREIVEDARAVILAGGTMSPMSDYLNHLFSYVPKDRLNTFSYGHVIPSENLTAHTLARGVTGCEFDFTYAGRDAEKMILDLGRTFTQLCRAIPDGIVAFFPSYEYLSRVLNIWKNAVVRENKQTLYETVEKEKQILYESRETELTTDDLLNNYANTINKGRGALLLSVVGGKLSEGINFSDKLGRGVLIVGLPFPNIRSPVWQAKIKYIEQKAYRNVGSGSEESRRLSAKAAGRDFYENACMRAVNQCIGRAIRHRNDYAAIVLIDKRYGKTSIEAKLPGWIKQSLVKDSALLPAATTLDGLACFFRSKNHCG
- a CDS encoding uncharacterized protein (transcript_id=CADANIAT00009592), which encodes MRRRIRPTSTHYYREPVQVHMKMSESEPRYRETNISRKVFSIAGIQTTVFGLDELPSQASEIGCLWLLHPRLATLERMVPIATAAINDWNKRIQEGRAGPKSVKGLIAVAFDQRNHGTRLVDPLCNESWKKGNPRHAQDMFSVFQGTARDTSLLIDYLPAFVFPKTDRRITENLVLGVSLGGHAAWSCILHEPRISAGVVIIGCPDYANLMADRARLSKLPSWKDTTPPGAKFLGSEDFPFTLLDAVRKWDPAGLFLSHLDLSPDMEPIRSAPIPEPTESQKAVLRPLLTRCLAGKKILNLSGGIDKLVPYSKGEGFLAWLKQAIRPDGWFADGAVTLEDIIDQNAGHEVTPKMVDEAVRFIGDALSCGKDEDKKASVRDSKI
- a CDS encoding 60S ribosomal protein uL15 (transcript_id=CADANIAT00009591) — encoded protein: MPTRLSKTRKHRGHVSAGYGRIGKHRKHPGGRGMAGGQHHHRTNLDKYHPGYFGKVGMRYFHKTQQQFWKPTINVDKLWSLVPAEQRDAYISGQKTDTAPVIDLLSLGYSKVLGKGRLPEVPIVVRARYVSRDAEQKIKEAGGVVELVA
- the pld3 gene encoding phospholipase D (transcript_id=CADANIAT00009593) — translated: MADSPANAPEVKDSEHTSERFYTKRPQPLPITQTPKLSSPFPSPTGSKHATEEQASNGGHIRDEENSYNSKGKLRAGFISGTSESWDTENHATLSVRRPNESVESTNRQSLNQQKTPNSVPASIASPPRASVQFSRQGSEIEPPVETSQSRPPSVAGDDNDPARRQSLFTKLKALATAPPFSSHTRSVSNATIPDARFASNGPSTPASERGEFRFPNTLEEEGSDIDADAEESAGEQRPREPRKKRRFRRGQENDSAPQTEPNTPKTSCPSFHLYGSFAPFDNYRPSFLQRRESANDIHQQREGVSEDEGRDRLSRDAAWRRRSAWLINSRGLTYGGRQSDNQANQEDKRPSNLRRLTGIGGPSEGGEGLPAPWRRHRADRGSSLSAQKWKQIKAGLKLIGQRRKPDSTVDHAKSAELLAELASGIPAALLLASMFQRDEHGSKRIPILLEQLKVRVTDSKMDSHSGDRHLVFRIELEYGSGMTRMKWIIHRTLRDFANLHLKYKLHFGTQKYIQLRTPESGQNLPRFPRSAFPYLRGVRGLESEGEDEEDEAGYETAADATSGNERAGRRQLPAYGRRRSSVGITRRLSSLTGAEGETGAGTAGEGGPPTKRDTYPERQRKKLEAYLQKLIRFLIFKPDSNRLCKFLELSALGVRLAAEGSYHGKEGYLMIQSSKGLDFRRAFNPGMMKRRHSPKWFLVRHSYVVCVDSPEEMNIYDVFLVDPFFKLQTQKVSLRHQKAKELAKSATESARHPQHHTLRLENSERKLRLLARNERQLHQFEDSIRFMVSNTPWSKPNRFDSFAPVRQHCFAQWLVDGRDHMWVVSRAINQAKDVIYIHDWWLSPELYMRRPAAISQKWRLDRLLQRKAREGVKVFVIMYRNINSAIPIDSEYSKFSLLDLHPNIFVQRSPNQFRQNTFFWAHHEKLCIIDHTLAFVGGIDLCFGRWDTPQHLLTDDKPTGFETPGGPKDTDNCQLWPGKDYSNPRIQDFYDLDKPYEEMYDRNVVPRMPWHDISMHVVGQPARDLTRHFVQRWNYILRQRKPTRPTPFLLPPPDFEPADLEALGLDGTCEVQILRSSSVWSTGTPEVTEHSIMNAYVKLIEESEHFVYIENQFFVSTCEIDGRKIENLIGDALVERITRAAKNKEAWRAVIIIPLIPGFQNTVDSEGGTSVRLIMMCQYRSICRGETSIFGRLRALGIDPEDYIQFFSLRSWGKIGPQKQLVTEQLYIHAKCMIVDDRAAIIGSANINERSMLGSRDSEVASVVRDTDMIWSTMNGRPYLVGRFPHTLRMRLMREHLGIDVDELMEHSLATEEELRKIQIDEEEAKPSRTAHVDSESLMLEKQDEREMIERRHRIQDEFLSRSEDLHSFNHDVDWEQGNNPNLKSNRKLTADARVTSNQEHKKDVDGFGADNFQVAEQHGLGNSRDSEILDNRCEVLVSPVASEGKGTVLQPKAASRKNSQPNTSLDSQEPKTTSSALTSEDGEASQLVEGMPIAHNPSLALSQDGSLLSAITRDKIDAPTLAIPGGQELKHIFVDKDCMRDPVVDVFYLDTWLAVAEKNTKIFRNVFRCMPDSEVRSWKEYKEYTAYAERFSEMQSHHTAKAFDPPHQRQTGPPGAGTTWATQLKPNISLPLHRSGSHCSERKNQTPIDEKSERPNSNGRPQSGQANQETSQELSLPANEKSSLKPTDIPGTGYERHSRYEDAVSSGDDPDKQRSEAPQVDYSEALNRNATNRSRHRRRRATTLGSKRDFTTDEVMDKQTAEDLLNQVQGHLILWPYDWYVVYHHCSIQKCTYGEYRLEKEEQGGNWLYTLDQISPLEI